Part of the Rhodocyclaceae bacterium genome is shown below.
CCGAGCAGTGCGCAGGGCAGTGCCAGCGCGGCGAGCATCAGCGTGCCGCGGTCGAAGTGACCCAGGCCGAGGTAACCCAGTCCGCGCAGGGTGCCGAGCACCACCAGCACCGCGGACATCGACGCGCGGAACGCGCCCTTTTCCATCTTCAGCCACTCCAGGTACACACCGTAGACCGGCCCGGCCAGGCCGCCGAAGGTCGTGCCCACGATCGCGGCGAAGGTCGCCAGTGGCGGTACCACCAGCCAGCGCGGCAGGCGCGGACCGCCTGGCGGCCGGTCGCCCTTGAGCAGCGACCAGACGCCGAAACCCGCGACGAATACCCCCAGCGCGGTGACCAGCGTGTCGTCGCCGAGCCGGTCGAACAGGTACAGTCCGACCGCGACGCCGACCAGGCTCCATGGCAACAGCGGCTTCAGGTCCTTCCATGCGATCTGGTCGCGATGGCGCACCGCGATGCCGATCGAGGACAGCACCGCGATCAGCGTGACGACCGGCACCACGGTCGTCAGCGGCAGGAACAGCGCGAGCGCCGGGATCAGAATCGCGCCGAATCCGGCCAGGTTGCGTATCGCGAATCCGGCGGTGAAGATCAGTGCCGCCCACGCCAGCTGGAAGGTGCTCAGGCTTTCCATCGGCTCACTGGTCGCGCTCCCGGGGCGGTCCCTTCACGCGCACGATGCGCACGACCTCGGGGATCAGCCGCAGCCGCTTCATGATCTGCGCAAGATGGAAGCGGTTGGTCACCTGCAGCGTGAAGTTCATGGTCGAGTAGGCGCTGGAGTCGGACTGCTCGACACTGACGTTGTCGATGTTCGATCCGGCTTCGGCGATGCCGCCGGCCACCCGCGCGAGCACCCCGCGCTCGTTCGCCACCGACAGGCGTATGTTCACCAGGAACGTGCGTCGCGTCTTGTCGTCCCACTGTACGTCGACCCAGCGGTCGGATTCGTGCCGACTCTTGCGGATCACCGGGCAGTCCTGAGTGTGGATGACGATACCCTGCCCCTTGCTGACCAGGCCGATCACCGGGTCGCCGGGGATCGGGTTGCAGCAGCGCGCCAGTTGCGCGGCCATGCCCTCGGTGCCGCGGATCAGGATGGTGCCCGGCATCTGCTGCTCGGACGGAGCGATACCCGAGCGCTGCAGCAGGCTGGCGGCGACCACGGCGGCCAGCCGCTTGCCCAGTCCGATATCCGCGTACAGATCAGCCTTGCTCTTCGCGCCCGACTCGCGCAGGTACTTCTCCCAGCTGTCGGCGGCGATCTCTGCCGGCGTGCCCTTGAGCGTCGCCAGCGCCTGGTTCAGCAGCCGCTCGCCGAGCAGCACCGACTCTTCGAGCTGCATGGTCTTCAGGAAGTGCCGGATCTGTGAGCGCGCGCGTGCGGTGGTAACGAAGTTGAGCCAGGCCGGGTTCGGCCGTGCCTGCACCGCCATGATGATATCCACGCGATCGCCGTTCTTCAGTTCGGTGCGCAGCGGCATCAGTTCATCGTTGATCTTCACCGCGATCGCGCGGTTGCCGATGTCCGTGTGGACGAAGTACGCGAAGTCGACCGCAGTCGCGCCGCGCGGCAGCGCCATGATCTTGCCCTTCGGCGTGAACACGTAGACCTCGTCCGGGAACAGGTCGACCTTCAGGTGTTCCAGGAACTCGACTGCGGTACCCGAAGTGGTCTGCAGTTCGAGCAGGCTCTGCAGCCACTGGTGGGTCTTCCGGTGCAGTTCGTTCAGGTCGGCATCGGAGGTCTTGTACAGCCAGTGCGAAGCGACGCCGGCCTCGGCGATCTTGTGCATCTCGTGGGTGCGGATCTGCACTTCCAGTGGCATGCCGAACGGGCCGAACAGCGTCGTGTGCAGCGACTGGTAGCCGTTGGCCTTCGGGATCGCGATGTAGTCCTTGAACT
Proteins encoded:
- a CDS encoding sulfite exporter TauE/SafE family protein; its protein translation is MESLSTFQLAWAALIFTAGFAIRNLAGFGAILIPALALFLPLTTVVPVVTLIAVLSSIGIAVRHRDQIAWKDLKPLLPWSLVGVAVGLYLFDRLGDDTLVTALGVFVAGFGVWSLLKGDRPPGGPRLPRWLVVPPLATFAAIVGTTFGGLAGPVYGVYLEWLKMEKGAFRASMSAVLVVLGTLRGLGYLGLGHFDRGTLMLAALALPCALLGLGIGARMHARATPTGFRRIVAVLLVASGGALLLR
- a CDS encoding bifunctional (p)ppGpp synthetase/guanosine-3',5'-bis(diphosphate) 3'-pyrophosphohydrolase; translation: MVEAELLFKDLTSYLKADDVSRLQRAYAFSEAAHHGQFRKSGEPYISHPLAVAKILAQWHLDPQALTAALLHDVMEDTAVTKEEIAESFGKPVAELVDGVSKIDAIEFQSKEDFQAENFRKMLLAMARDVRVILIKLADRLHNMRTMQVMDPVRKKRIARETLDIYAPIANRLGLNSIYQELDDLSFRYLHPTRYRVLAKALKTSRGNRREVVGKVLEAILARLKEGGIDASVTGREKHLYSIYNKMLEKQLSFAQVQDIYGFRVIVKDVPSCYLTLGVLHGLYKPFPGKFKDYIAIPKANGYQSLHTTLFGPFGMPLEVQIRTHEMHKIAEAGVASHWLYKTSDADLNELHRKTHQWLQSLLELQTTSGTAVEFLEHLKVDLFPDEVYVFTPKGKIMALPRGATAVDFAYFVHTDIGNRAIAVKINDELMPLRTELKNGDRVDIIMAVQARPNPAWLNFVTTARARSQIRHFLKTMQLEESVLLGERLLNQALATLKGTPAEIAADSWEKYLRESGAKSKADLYADIGLGKRLAAVVAASLLQRSGIAPSEQQMPGTILIRGTEGMAAQLARCCNPIPGDPVIGLVSKGQGIVIHTQDCPVIRKSRHESDRWVDVQWDDKTRRTFLVNIRLSVANERGVLARVAGGIAEAGSNIDNVSVEQSDSSAYSTMNFTLQVTNRFHLAQIMKRLRLIPEVVRIVRVKGPPRERDQ